The segment CTGGTGCTGGCATCGATGTGCGCGTCGCTGCATTACCTGTCGTCGGGTCGCTTCGAACTGGGACTGGCACGCGGGGTTGCGATCCGCAACCAGTTGATGGGCCTCCCGCCCGTCACGAACGCTCGTCTCGCGGAGGGAGTGGCGCTGCTGCGCAAGCTGTGGCGTGGCGAAGCGGTGCTCGGACACGACGGCGAGATGGGCAAGCTGCCGTACGCGCACATGGGAAACTGGATGCATGCGCAGATCCCGGTGCATTTCGTCGGCTTCGGTCCGGCGAGCCTGCGCTTTGCCGGTGCGCACTTCGACGGCGTGCACCTGCACACATTCCTCAGCCACGCTGGCCTGCGCAGGGCACGTGCGCTGGTGCGCGAAGGTGCAGAGGCGGCCGGACGCGACCCTGACAGCGTGAAAATCTGGTCGGTGCTGGCCACTGCCGTCGATCCCACCCCCGAAGACCGCCTGCGCAAGCTGGTTGCACGCATGGGCACCTACCTGCAGGCGCCTGGCTATATCGAACCGCTGCTGGCGCTGAACGGCTGGGATCATGGCGTCCTCGAACGCTTTCGCGCCAGTGACGCCGTGAAGTCGATCGGCGGCGGCATCGACAGCGTGGCCACGCTCGAACAGCTCGAGCGCGTCGCGGAACTGATCCCCGACGAATGGCTCCCCGCCGCGGTT is part of the Pseudomonadales bacterium genome and harbors:
- a CDS encoding TIGR03857 family LLM class F420-dependent oxidoreductase, whose amino-acid sequence is MPAPVLPELSCYLLPGHTTTPADAIGEARLAEELGLGKVWLSERFDVKDAGVICAAALAVTSRIHVATAATNIHTRHPLVLASMCASLHYLSSGRFELGLARGVAIRNQLMGLPPVTNARLAEGVALLRKLWRGEAVLGHDGEMGKLPYAHMGNWMHAQIPVHFVGFGPASLRFAGAHFDGVHLHTFLSHAGLRRARALVREGAEAAGRDPDSVKIWSVLATAVDPTPEDRLRKLVARMGTYLQAPGYIEPLLALNGWDHGVLERFRASDAVKSIGGGIDSVATLEQLERVAELIPDEWLPAAVGTPADCASAWKAELAAGADGIVIHGSTPQEFAPALAAYRNA